The following is a genomic window from Fundulus heteroclitus isolate FHET01 chromosome 16, MU-UCD_Fhet_4.1, whole genome shotgun sequence.
TACATGCACCCTCATGCTGATCCTAGGACAGCTCTCACAAGAAAAAATGCCCTTTGAGCCTGTTGCAAACCATTTTAAAGACTTTAGAAACCAACATAGTTCACCAGATTTTCCTATTAGCATTAGATGGATTCCTAGAAAGCATGCCTTGGTCAAATCTGTGATGAGGACATGCAAGCAGCTTTAGAAACGTTTCCATATTCATTCAACTTTTGAAAGTTTCAAACAGAAACCTCTATCTGCTTTACTGGTATTTGATTACcgttaaatatatgttttgaatttttttgataattattgatatcgatcaacatcatttttattctattgctgtgtgatttttttttttttttcccatatcgTCCAACCCTATCCCCTATACTCTGATGTCCTTAAATAAAAGGCGTCCGGCTGCTGACAGAAGTAACCTAATTGAtcaattgtgtgtgtgtgtgtgacagcacTATAATCCTAATTtgtatgttttcatttgtttctgtaCAGGTGCATTTTAAAAGGCCGGTTGTCATAGTAACACCTGAACCACACGTTGTTCCTCATCAGCAGCCTATTAGAGCTAAGAGAAGAAGCTCAGAACATCACCAGGGTAACTATGAGGTTTAATTAATTTAGTGTAACTTAAAATATGTTCAttcagttaatttcactttaaaacttcatttttcttttctcttgagATTTATTGATAGAAATGTTGGGCATTAAATCAGGAAACCGTCCCTGTGTGCAGAGTCAGAAATGTCAACCTGCCAGGCACAGACGCACTGTGAAGCTAAactgtctgcttctttcctgtggTGAGCAGGAAGCTGTTCTGTggctcctcctgctgcagcaggTGTCCTGGAGCCAGGCAGTCTGAGGAAGCCAGAGTTGAACTCCACTCTGGCCCTGAAGGAGGAACTTCAGTCACTGCAGGTTCACGCTTTGCTTCATCACCGCCATGTTTCCACAGAGATGATGGCCGTGCATCTGATCTGCTCATGTATtctatttaagaaaaaaagctgcagtgCTTTGTGAAAGTTCTCGAccctttaaacttttccacacGTTGCATTGCAACCAGGAATTGATTTAACTGGGATTTTCTGTGACAGCCCACCACAAACTATAACATTACTGAGAAGTGGACGGGTCCTCTTTATCTGGACATGATTGTGTCCACAATTATGGAATTTGACGTTGGTGACAGCACTCACAGCGTGCAGACATGAGGTAGAACGTTTGTTTttggaatattaaaaaaataaaataaaatgaaaaaaaaacgggtgggggtggggtggtgcTGGTTTTACAGCGGTGTAGCTGACTGCTGAGGCTGTATGGTGTTCATCAGAAGGGGGggagaaactgtctctgtggcggcTGCTTTTTGCAAATAACGCACAGTAGCGCCACCTGAAGGTAAGAGTCCAATAaggtttgtgtccaggatgtggaggggtctgcagagatgctaGCTGtccttttcctgaccctagacctgtagaagtcctggatggaggatcCTGATGATCCTCTGTGGACATAATTGTTCACAGCAGTTTGATCCTGTCCTGCTTTGTGGAcgagccaaaccacacagtggtAGATAAACCCAGCACAGACTGAATAATGGCTGTggagaagatgaccagcagctacCGTTGGAGGCTGTGCTTCTTGAGGTGCCGCAGGAAGTCCAGTCTCTTCTGGGCCTTCTGCCAAACAGTTTCTATGTGCATGGAGTGGACAAGCtctccttccagcagaacaaccaTAAGCATCCACTCAGGGATGAaatagaatggtttagatcaaagcaggtCCATGTGTTAGGTTGacctaatcaaagtccagacctgaaagTGATATTCACAGAGGCACTGCTGGTACAGGATGCTGGATGTGCAGAAAAAGATGCCTATGTAGaaatacttttccaaggcacCACAGATCCGCCTGGCAGTTTCTCAGCATTGGTTTTAGGGTCTTTGACCCTCCTGATCTTTAAGTATGCCAGAAGTGTTCAAGGCTGAGCAGATAACCACATGAGCCTGTTCTTTATCCTGCAGGAGGCAGAGTTTAATTCCCAGAAAGCCCTCCAGGAGACTCTTCAGAAATCAGGAAGGACCAAGACCCTGATTAATGCCAGAGCAACTGACGGTACCTCCACTCAGCTCTTTCTCTCAGACCTTACTGCTTTTGTCTTTGCTGCCTAGGGAGGTCTGATGTCTGCTCAGAAGTTAAGGAATGAGAGAATTTAGCTGtttatgttctctctctctctctctctctctctccccagtGGTGAATGTCTCCCGCTCCCAGCTCCTCTTCAGCTCTCTGGTGAGCGTCAGCGTACAGGAGGATGAGCTGCTCAGCCAGGCGCTGCAGGCCAGGCTAATGCTGGCCCCACCACCTTCCTTCTCCTGTGACAACAAGACGGCAGAGGGCCCCTCCCTCAACTGCTTCATCACCTCTGACCTGTTCAGGCAAAAGCCCCTCCCACAAGAGGAGGAGCCAACCTATTGCAAGCCTTCCCTAATCCCATGTCCAGCCGACTCCACCTTTGACCTGTACAGGAGACAGCGATGCTGGGAGGCCACACCCTGACATCAGacccatcagtaattcctgttACAGTTTAGTATATCCTTAAAGcctttataaatatatttattctttATGTATTCTTAGAGGGAGTCTTGTAGTTTTCCAGTCATGCATTTAGCCTCAGGGCCAATCAAGTCGtattagttatttattaaaaccaGAAATTCAGCAAGTACTGGAAACAGAGATGTTTTGCAAACAGTTCTGCTAAATATTCCAAGAGGGTGAAGAGCTCACTTTGGTTTAGCCGCTGCACTCATGAGCCTCAGAGTGGATCCAGTGGGGAGAGGGATGATTCATAAGGACAGGCATGGTGGGATCATTCTGAATATTGAAGGATTTAAGATTTATTCTCTGATACCTCTGTGTTAGAAAGTGCTCATTGACAGTCTAATGAAGGTTTGGGGTGTTTCTAAATTCTTTTTGTAATcttcatttcattgtttttctatttaataaaaaacgttttaagATCAGCCTGGTTctggctctgctggaggtttcttcctctgaaaggggagtttttctctccactgttgctacatgcatgctcagtatgagagattgctgcagtTAATTGCTGTCAATGTCTGTACATGCTCACCCAAGAGGGATTGCTGTAAGTCAATGACTTaaagcaatctgctgggtttcctttgatagaaaatgttttaccaattgcaataataaactaaatttGACAGTTGTTAACTAAGATCTAATTGGAGTGCATATAATTAATTTTTGTGtgtctaaatatatatatatataattttgtttGTCCAATGCCTTCAGATATTGTAATGTATGCTCATTTTGTTCATGAGCATTGGTTTTATAAATGCTATTTCTTCCAGACCAATGTGTTCTAAAGTACAATCTGGCAACAAttgttgcattccatttgcctTGGAAAACTAAAATGGGAACTGGGAATGGGGTAAACCAAATAAAGATTTTCCAAAGGAAAGCTTGGCCCGCCCACATAGTGCTCAGACCATGCACCACCTCACCAGGAACATACCCAGGTATTGTAGGGAGGCCACACatgctactgagcctcattttgacttgttttaaggacattacaaaGTTGGATCCACCTGTAGTGTTTCCACTTTTGAACGTGGCtcaaaatccagacctccatgggttaataaatttgatttccataGATCACTTTTGTCAGtacattcaactatgtaaagaacagTTTGTAAGAATATTTCACTCGTTCATATCTAGGATGTTAGTGCTCCCTttactttttttgcagtgtatgtagAATGTTTTTCTCTGAACAGCCAAGCATGGAAAATGAAAGCAGACCTagctttattttcagttttattcactTCTACCAAGATAAATGAAGGAAAACCATGaacacagtcatgtttttgccGATGAGGTTTATTGAAATGAAGGTACACTGAACCTAACAAACCAGGGATGTTGAGGAAAATAATGGCATAGATTACAGAACTCATGCTGCCAAGTTCTGAAACactcagaaaacaaaacatacaagtATATTTAACTTCTAATTTAATGTAACACAACCATCACCTGTTTGTACTCTTTCCATTTCAACAGGCTACTGGTTTCTGAACCATGGTCCACTCATTTGCCTTCACACTTCTAACGAAAGgctttcttttccaatatgtgGGAATGACAGTAGGGTTACAGGAACAGGTTCTTAGAAGCTTCCTGTCATGAAGCCAAAGAGTTCCCAACCTGGAGCGGAGCAGGATATGACTGAAAGTTTCAGCTCTATTGTAAACGTATGACAAAACTCGGGTACAGTAGTTTCATCAACCCATCACAGACTCTTAAAATTGGATGGAATTGCTTTATCTAAGATTCCTGGAGGACAAGCCAACTTTCTAATGGCTCGCACATAAAAGTTGAAAATTGTAGGCTGTGTTTTTTACGTTTCAGAAGATAGATGCCATCTTGGTGTGTGCTGATAACTAAAGCTGAGTCTCACTGATGCACTCTCTAACATTCTCAGTCCATGAATGCATCCAACAGCAGGAACATGGATGGCCTTTTGGGTTTAAGAACAATCAGATGAAGGTTCGATCCATGTGCTCTGGCACACAGATCTCTGTATCCCCACATTCTGCTGAATTTAAAACCAACACCTCCATCAAAGAACCTGCAGTATCTTTTTTCTATCTTGTAGTCctcagaaaactaaacagtaaTTGGTCCAAATCAGGACTGGCAGGGTAGACCTAAAAAAAGCAAATCAGCAGAGCCCAGGAAAactctgattggtgcatctctactaTGAAAGCGAGGATCTTTTAGAAGATCATGAACACTTTGAAGGCGAGGGAGGAGAACCAACAGTTTATTcactttatttgttaaaaagagcagcagccaaaaacaatacaaaaaaatcccACTTTATTTTGGCCTCGACTTCCAGCTGTTTACTTTTGGACGGCAACTTCTCACTTTGAACTGTCTCAAGCCTGCAGAGGACCACCAACCAACCGTTGGGCTGTGTTTGCATGGATGCCAATGGTGCATGTGCAAACCACAGGAGCCTGGAAGCAGAACCCAGTGAGATGCTGAGCCCAGATACCAGGCGGAGAGAGACTACTGCACAAGAAATCACCACACCAATGTACTCTAAACTTAAAGATGTGGAAATATTGGAAATACtgtaaaactatgaaaaaaaaaacccaacatgtCTTTAAAAGGTCGCTGCAGGGGAGCTTTAACTAGAGAACACCCGCCCAATTAACCTAGATCAACTGTATACTGTGTCTGCTAATAAAGACCCACACAAAGACAGGGGAGGGGCTTCCTAACGCATCCTGTACTCCAAAGTCTTTGACATCTCACACAGCTGGCCCCTGAAGTCCACGTCGACAGCAAAGTCCAGGTCCCTCTGCAGAGAGaaaacgggtcagaaccagagagaaAGCGACAGGTATTGATCAGGGCATGCTTTATCTGCCTACATTGTTCTTGACGTTTGGCTTCATGCTGAGGGTGCCGAAGATCTCCTCTCCGGTCTTCACGGTCAGGTAGTCATCCAGATAAAACACTGTCTGCTTCCAGTGGGTATAAGGAGACTCTGGGCCTGGAGAGAGAACATAAAACAGCCCAATGTTACTTAATGACAATCATGATTTCATTAAACACCCACTGAGAACAAATCCTAATCTGAAACCAAAGTCTAATTATTGTTACAATTAACCAGAGGCCCTGAAACAACACCTTCATTCTGATGAAGCTAGAGCTGTAGAGGCATCAGCTGGTGACTGGATTCAGCTGTCCTGGACTGTGACCTTGAAACTCTAAAATCCTATCTTTCTCCAGTCATGAATGCACCATGCATAAGAACCTGAAGCCTCTATTCAGCTACACTCTGCTGCACCGTGGATGCTGTTATTTCAGGAAGGAGGCTGAAAGTTGGCAGTTCTCTGCATCAATGACGTGCTAATGAATGAAATCAGATGGTGCAGATTCCATTTCTtctcagtttcactttcagtgGTAGTTTAAACCACCTGCAGTTCACCAAGGCTGCAGCAGAGGGCAGTATAGCGTCACTTCCTTGATGAGCAAAGAGCACTTTGCTGAAATATCTGcttggtttatttcagtgttcatTTATCACTAAGATCAATGGCTGAGATTAGGGGGAAGCTacatgatgttttatttaaccttaATGTGTGACTAGAGCGCTGGAGTCTATTTGGAAATGAACAATTAGCTCATTTTTAATATTGAAGCTGGGAATATTGGCAAATAAATAAGCCTGACTGCAAACATGATAATAtgctcctctttttttaaactgagctATAGTCCGCAACGTTAAAAGCTTCAAGGTCCaaagatggttttaaaaacatttctatggTAAAAAAGTGTACTTTGATAGAAATATCAAAAAACTAAGTCAGTTAACTTTAAAATTAATATCTTATGGGGGATCATTTATAACGCTAATAAAGGAGAGTGACAAGAGGCAATAAAGAGGCGTTCAAAGGTGTGTAGACAAGAACAGGGGagtcaaaatatatttacaagcaactgaagtgatgatggagatcataaaaaaacaatggtgATTAGTcgacaataaaaataatcagcCCTATAAAATAATGGCTGCTGGATTCAAACAGAAGCAATTAGGCCTCATTCAAAGAAAATCTGATGCTAGCCACACCAAACTACAGGTAAGATATTTGATGCTCAACACCTTTCAACAGAAGCCCATTTGAAAATATCTGAAGTGATGTTGGATGGAACTGAGGAGATGGGCAGGCGTGTTAATTAGGTCTAATGGTGATTAAAGCAGAGTAACGGAGCCCAGAAACAGGAGAGGAAAGCAGACTGACTGGTGGAGAAGCCGATCCTCTTGTGGCACCGAGTGAACTCGATGTTGAAGTAGGTGACCAGAGCGTGGATGTAGTCGTTCCTCTTCACCTGCAGGCAGAACGGTGAGGTGAAGGTCAGGTCCTCCGCCTTCACCGTGTAGATATCCACCtcctaaaaacacacaaagaccaCACAGTTCCAGTCAGGTATTCTGCTGCACAGAACAAGTCCATGGTCCCCCGGTGGGTCCGGTCCACTCACCCTAATGAGACAGGAGTTGGTGACCAGCTGCTTGGGGTCCACCACATCAACTAGGGGCTCCTTGATTGCCACCTCTTTGATACAGGACATATCGAACCCATACACGTTCTCCCACCCTGAGGACAGAGCAGGACACGGGTCACATCGCCGTCCCAGTTCTAAAGACACTCCACAAACAAGCTGCTGATGCAGGAGGCTGGCCTCTAAAGCAG
Proteins encoded in this region:
- the ppp1r35 gene encoding protein phosphatase 1 regulatory subunit 35, which gives rise to MSFSILYSPPPSPHPVPAPLPAGSCEMHCPELDLSLTLSPAPKTDHRQQQPCRPRQSQQGDHLQPRLRPRGQTGKKRNTKVHFKRPVVIVTPEPHVVPHQQPIRAKRRSSEHHQGSCSVAPPAAAGVLEPGSLRKPELNSTLALKEELQSLQEAEFNSQKALQETLQKSGRTKTLINARATDVVNVSRSQLLFSSLVSVSVQEDELLSQALQARLMLAPPPSFSCDNKTAEGPSLNCFITSDLFRQKPLPQEEEPTYCKPSLIPCPADSTFDLYRRQRCWEATP